From Paenibacillus physcomitrellae, the proteins below share one genomic window:
- a CDS encoding ABC transporter ATP-binding protein, with product MTEALVEVQNLKKYFPITGGVLSRTVGNVKAVDGVTFTINKGESFGLVGESGCGKSTIGRTLLRLNDKTDGKVLFKGQDIHQLSKPELRSLRPKMQIVFQDPFSSLNPRIKIGEAIGEALLSHGLVDRKDLKDRVMETLKICGLATYHYNRYPHEFSGGQRQRIGIARALILNPEFIVADEPVSALDVSIQAQIINLLSDLQEEKQLTYLFISHDLSVVEHLCNRVGVMYLGSMVEMASKEDLFSNPLHPYTKALMSAIPIPDPTLKRERIVLQGDLPSPANPPSGCKFHTRCPLATDLCKQQEPEYRDVGNQHFVACHYA from the coding sequence ATGACAGAAGCTTTAGTTGAAGTTCAGAATCTTAAAAAGTACTTTCCGATCACCGGAGGTGTACTCTCTCGTACAGTCGGAAATGTTAAGGCGGTTGACGGGGTTACTTTTACGATCAACAAAGGCGAATCCTTTGGTCTTGTAGGCGAGTCGGGCTGCGGAAAAAGCACGATTGGCCGTACGCTGCTTCGCTTGAATGACAAGACGGATGGCAAGGTGCTGTTTAAAGGTCAGGACATTCATCAATTGTCCAAACCAGAGCTTAGATCCTTACGTCCAAAGATGCAAATCGTCTTCCAGGATCCGTTTAGCTCCCTAAACCCTAGAATTAAAATTGGGGAAGCCATTGGGGAAGCGCTGCTGAGCCACGGTTTGGTAGACCGCAAGGATTTGAAGGACCGTGTAATGGAAACTTTGAAAATTTGCGGCCTGGCTACTTATCATTACAACCGTTATCCGCATGAATTCTCCGGCGGTCAGCGTCAGCGGATCGGGATTGCCCGCGCCCTGATTCTTAACCCTGAATTTATTGTGGCTGACGAACCGGTATCGGCGCTTGACGTTTCTATTCAGGCGCAGATTATCAACCTGTTGAGCGATCTCCAGGAAGAGAAGCAGCTGACTTATTTGTTTATTTCTCATGATCTGAGTGTCGTGGAGCACCTATGCAACCGTGTAGGGGTTATGTACTTGGGATCTATGGTAGAAATGGCAAGCAAGGAAGATCTGTTCAGCAATCCGCTGCATCCTTATACGAAAGCTTTGATGTCGGCGATTCCGATTCCGGATCCAACCTTGAAGCGTGAACGCATCGTGCTTCAAGGCGACTTGCCGAGTCCGGCTAATCCGCCGTCCGGCTGTAAATTCCATACCCGCTGCCCGCTGGCGACGGATTTGTGCAAACAGCAGGAGCCGGAGTATCGTGATGTAGGCAACCAGCATTTCGTGGCCTGCCACTACGCTTAA
- a CDS encoding ABC transporter ATP-binding protein: protein MAKQMVDTKTLVEFKNLKTHFHTSAGVVKAVDDVSFSIREGETLCVVGESGCGKSVTAMSLMRLIETPPGEIAGGEILFEGTDLLKLSKREMSRLRGNEIAMIFQEPMSSLNPVLTIGEQISEPLLMHKNMNRKEAKQRAIELITLVGIPRAEEIFHAYPHELSGGMRQRIMIAIALSCDPKLLIADEPTTALDVTIQAQILDLMRDIKTKVNTSIMLITHDLGVVAEMADFVVVMYAGKVIEEAPVIDLFKDPQHPYTKGLLKAKPVLNQKQDRLYSIPGQVPNPVELGNNCHFHDRCEFCMEICKTKAPPLRTHGESKHKTACWLYEEEGKVQ from the coding sequence ATGGCTAAACAAATGGTGGATACCAAGACACTTGTCGAATTTAAAAATTTGAAAACCCACTTTCATACATCGGCCGGCGTCGTAAAGGCGGTTGATGATGTAAGCTTTAGCATAAGAGAAGGCGAAACCCTCTGCGTAGTAGGGGAATCGGGCTGCGGTAAAAGCGTTACAGCGATGTCTTTGATGAGACTGATTGAGACGCCTCCGGGAGAGATTGCCGGCGGAGAGATTTTGTTTGAAGGCACTGATTTGCTGAAGCTCAGCAAAAGAGAAATGAGCCGGCTTCGCGGCAATGAGATCGCGATGATCTTCCAGGAGCCGATGTCTTCCTTGAACCCGGTATTAACCATCGGGGAACAAATCTCCGAGCCTTTGCTCATGCACAAGAACATGAACCGCAAAGAGGCCAAACAACGTGCGATCGAACTTATCACGCTTGTAGGGATTCCGCGTGCGGAAGAAATCTTCCATGCTTATCCGCACGAACTGAGCGGCGGCATGCGGCAGCGGATTATGATCGCAATTGCGCTGAGCTGCGATCCCAAGCTGCTGATCGCCGATGAGCCGACAACGGCGCTCGACGTAACGATTCAAGCCCAGATCCTGGACTTGATGCGCGATATCAAAACCAAAGTCAATACGTCCATCATGCTGATTACGCATGACCTCGGGGTCGTAGCCGAGATGGCGGATTTTGTAGTCGTTATGTATGCCGGTAAAGTGATTGAGGAAGCGCCGGTTATCGACTTGTTCAAAGATCCTCAGCATCCTTACACCAAAGGTTTGCTGAAAGCGAAACCCGTTCTGAACCAGAAGCAGGACCGTTTGTATTCGATCCCTGGCCAGGTTCCAAACCCGGTTGAGCTCGGCAACAACTGTCATTTCCATGACCGCTGCGAGTTCTGCATGGAAATTTGCAAAACGAAAGCGCCGCCGCTTCGTACGCACGGCGAAAGCAAACATAAGACAGCGTGCTGGCTGTATGAAGAGGAGGGGAAAGTACAATGA
- a CDS encoding YjzC family protein produces MGERTEFEPGDKAPNDGIYTEVGEARSFHTQIQNPKRVTLKKGDTFPDTTNKNRKWKKAEKALVH; encoded by the coding sequence ATGGGCGAACGCACCGAATTTGAACCCGGCGACAAAGCGCCGAACGACGGCATTTACACCGAGGTGGGCGAAGCGCGAAGCTTCCACACGCAGATTCAGAATCCGAAACGGGTCACGCTGAAGAAGGGCGATACCTTCCCGGATACCACCAACAAGAACCGCAAGTGGAAAAAGGCCGAGAAAGCGCTGGTTCACTAA
- a CDS encoding ABC transporter substrate-binding protein — MTKKWSLLVGLVLATSMVLSACGGSNNNAAPSNAPASANASNAGESTEASASNDSNDAAGNANGIIKASDMSLLPANAAARKDTLVVGMVAPQGIFNPLFSSTVYDNYVNDVIFDTFITVKADGSYENSLADSVEITNDNKTYTYHLKQGVKYTDGTPVTVKDYYFALKVMLDPTYDGESDLTLANIVGTKEYKEGSATEISGVKIIDDNTIQIDVTDYDALTQVYLGTIPFVSEAYYGKGFKKGSLDSIKSLNSKPLGSGPYVLSSYKAGQEVDFTANADYFKGAPKIPNLIYRVTTEGTNLALIQSGETDMDNITVSPDNIEELEAMGFVDVNILPNNGYGYIGMNLKEDKFADQKVRQALTYGLNRKDIVESVYGDYANVIDIPESKVSWAYTDENITHYDFDPEKAKQLLDEAGWKVGSDGIREKDGKKFEINFSATADNPVVDALLPIMTQNYKDLGINLKAETLDFNAIMDKADKGDFDMYFAAWGLTPDPDNTVYITNGAQNRFGYSNATVDELMAKGRKELDLEKRKEIYKQMYQELNKDVPAILMYQRTNMYGISGRVSGFDLSPYKDFDLSLYQAELQQ, encoded by the coding sequence ATGACAAAGAAATGGAGCTTACTGGTTGGTCTGGTATTAGCAACATCAATGGTGCTCTCGGCATGCGGCGGAAGTAATAACAATGCAGCTCCGAGCAATGCACCGGCTTCGGCAAATGCAAGCAACGCAGGGGAAAGTACAGAAGCAAGTGCAAGCAACGATTCTAATGATGCTGCCGGTAACGCAAACGGCATAATCAAAGCCTCCGATATGTCGCTGCTTCCAGCAAATGCGGCAGCCCGCAAAGACACGTTGGTTGTAGGGATGGTCGCTCCACAAGGGATCTTTAACCCTCTCTTCTCTTCTACGGTTTATGACAACTATGTAAATGACGTAATTTTCGATACGTTCATTACAGTGAAAGCAGACGGCAGTTACGAAAACAGCCTGGCTGACTCTGTAGAAATTACTAATGATAATAAAACTTACACGTATCACTTGAAACAAGGTGTGAAATATACAGATGGCACGCCTGTAACCGTTAAAGACTACTATTTTGCATTGAAAGTGATGCTGGACCCTACCTATGACGGTGAATCGGATTTGACGCTGGCTAACATTGTAGGAACCAAAGAATATAAAGAAGGCTCCGCTACAGAGATCTCTGGCGTAAAAATTATCGACGATAACACGATTCAAATCGATGTAACCGATTATGACGCCTTGACTCAAGTTTATCTGGGTACAATTCCTTTCGTTTCTGAAGCTTATTATGGCAAAGGCTTCAAGAAAGGCAGCCTGGATTCCATTAAATCCTTGAACTCGAAACCACTGGGTAGCGGCCCATACGTATTGAGCAGTTACAAAGCGGGCCAAGAAGTTGACTTTACAGCTAATGCTGATTACTTCAAAGGCGCTCCAAAAATTCCGAACCTGATCTACAGAGTAACTACCGAAGGTACTAACCTTGCTTTGATTCAATCCGGTGAAACGGATATGGACAACATCACGGTATCACCGGACAACATTGAGGAACTTGAAGCTATGGGTTTTGTTGATGTAAATATCCTGCCTAACAACGGCTACGGCTACATCGGTATGAACCTTAAAGAAGACAAGTTCGCGGACCAAAAGGTTCGTCAAGCCTTGACTTACGGCTTGAACCGTAAAGACATCGTAGAAAGTGTCTACGGCGATTATGCGAATGTCATTGATATTCCAGAATCTAAAGTATCTTGGGCTTATACAGACGAGAACATCACTCACTACGATTTCGATCCAGAGAAAGCTAAACAATTGCTGGACGAAGCTGGATGGAAAGTAGGTTCCGACGGTATTCGTGAAAAAGACGGCAAGAAGTTTGAAATTAACTTCTCGGCAACTGCGGATAACCCAGTCGTAGACGCACTTCTGCCGATCATGACTCAAAACTATAAAGATTTGGGTATCAACTTGAAAGCTGAAACGCTGGACTTCAATGCCATCATGGACAAAGCAGACAAAGGCGACTTCGATATGTACTTTGCAGCATGGGGCTTGACTCCGGACCCTGACAATACCGTTTATATCACAAATGGTGCACAGAACCGTTTCGGATACTCCAATGCTACCGTTGATGAGCTGATGGCTAAAGGCAGAAAAGAGCTGGACCTTGAGAAACGTAAAGAAATCTACAAACAAATGTATCAAGAGCTGAACAAAGATGTTCCTGCCATCCTGATGTATCAAAGAACAAACATGTATGGCATCAGCGGCCGTGTAAGCGGATTTGACCTTTCGCCGTATAAAGATTTCGATTTGAGCTTGTATCAAGCAGAGCTTCAACAATAA
- the rpsF gene encoding 30S ribosomal protein S6, producing the protein MRKYEVMYIIRPDVEQEAVQAAVEKFQGIIQNGGEITKHDVMGKRRLAYEINKFRDGVYVLVNFTATPDVVNELERIMKISDEVIRYLITKDVA; encoded by the coding sequence ATGCGCAAATACGAAGTAATGTACATTATTCGTCCAGACGTTGAGCAGGAAGCTGTTCAAGCTGCTGTGGAGAAATTCCAAGGCATCATCCAAAACGGTGGCGAAATTACAAAACACGATGTTATGGGTAAACGCCGTCTTGCGTATGAGATCAACAAGTTCCGTGATGGAGTATATGTATTGGTAAACTTTACTGCTACTCCAGACGTTGTCAACGAGCTTGAGCGGATCATGAAGATCTCTGACGAAGTTATTCGTTACCTGATCACTAAAGACGTTGCTTAA
- a CDS encoding CBS domain-containing protein, whose product MNIAFFLLPKSEVAAMTEDSTLRQTLERMEHHRYTAVPILDKEGEYVGTVTEGDLLWYMKNSNGRVHFENASKFLLKDVPLRVHNKPVRIDADMEDLINLAKVQNFVPVVDDRNRFIGIVRRSQIIEYCEKLVTKESQSH is encoded by the coding sequence ATGAATATTGCGTTTTTTTTACTTCCAAAAAGCGAAGTAGCTGCAATGACGGAAGATTCTACGCTCAGGCAGACGCTGGAGCGAATGGAACATCACCGCTATACGGCCGTTCCCATCCTTGATAAAGAAGGCGAATACGTAGGAACGGTGACTGAAGGAGATCTGCTCTGGTATATGAAAAATTCGAACGGCCGTGTTCATTTTGAGAACGCTTCGAAGTTTCTGCTCAAAGACGTGCCGCTTCGTGTGCATAATAAACCTGTCCGCATAGACGCGGATATGGAGGATTTGATTAATTTGGCCAAAGTGCAGAACTTTGTCCCTGTCGTGGATGACCGCAACCGGTTCATCGGGATTGTACGCCGCAGCCAGATTATTGAATACTGCGAGAAACTGGTGACCAAGGAATCCCAGTCCCATTGA
- a CDS encoding LCP family protein yields MEQRRSTRRKKKKSRRFLAITLFVLIVAGGGAYAFRESLALAAFDLFLSGSVEKQLEKSYAPLESEAPTSIPVKIEKSAPFTALLLGVDQRDDEPARSDTIIYSVVRPEDSRVLLVSIPRDTYVDIIGKGTQDKINHAYAFGGEKMAKDTVQHFLGYPVQYYAAINFNGLKEVVDALDGIELPITKDIVNKQADHEKFTIKANQPIYDGVDALNYVRYREDSDFERTKRHQIFLNAFVDRVLNLNQVSKIPQLIDIMGKNFKTDMPPSMIIDLSKQMLTGSHPQMSSFTIMGEGKRIDNIFYDVVNEDDLAFAKQMIENWTDPDTTVNELLLPEARTQN; encoded by the coding sequence ATGGAACAAAGAAGGAGCACCCGCAGAAAGAAGAAAAAGAGCAGGAGGTTTCTTGCGATTACGCTGTTCGTGCTGATTGTTGCCGGCGGGGGAGCCTATGCATTTCGGGAGAGCCTAGCCTTGGCGGCTTTTGATTTATTCTTGTCAGGCAGCGTAGAGAAGCAGCTTGAGAAGTCATACGCACCTCTAGAGAGTGAGGCACCAACGTCGATTCCGGTTAAAATAGAAAAGAGCGCTCCTTTCACAGCGCTGCTGCTGGGCGTCGATCAAAGGGACGATGAGCCGGCGCGTTCGGATACGATCATCTACAGCGTAGTAAGACCTGAAGACTCCCGTGTGCTTCTTGTATCCATTCCCCGCGACACCTATGTAGATATTATCGGCAAAGGTACACAAGATAAGATCAACCATGCCTATGCGTTTGGCGGCGAGAAGATGGCCAAGGATACGGTACAGCATTTCCTGGGGTACCCGGTTCAATACTATGCGGCCATTAATTTTAACGGGCTTAAAGAGGTTGTTGATGCGCTGGACGGTATTGAGCTGCCAATCACGAAAGATATTGTGAACAAGCAGGCGGATCATGAGAAGTTTACGATTAAGGCCAATCAGCCGATTTATGACGGTGTGGATGCGCTGAATTATGTGCGTTACAGGGAAGACAGTGATTTCGAGCGGACCAAACGGCATCAAATTTTTCTGAACGCCTTTGTAGATCGGGTATTAAATTTAAATCAGGTATCGAAAATCCCGCAGTTAATCGACATTATGGGCAAAAATTTCAAGACGGATATGCCGCCGTCGATGATTATTGATCTGTCGAAGCAGATGCTTACAGGCAGTCATCCGCAGATGAGCAGCTTTACGATCATGGGTGAAGGCAAACGGATCGACAACATTTTCTACGATGTGGTTAACGAGGATGACCTCGCTTTCGCCAAACAAATGATTGAGAATTGGACCGATCCGGATACGACTGTGAATGAGCTGCTGCTGCCGGAAGCGAGAACTCAGAACTGA
- a CDS encoding DUF1284 domain-containing protein, with amino-acid sequence MEIRLRGHHLLCLAGYRGMGYSPDFTRNMTALYERLRNSPSSLVTLVEGPDDLCRCYPEDKPNHCREGRVYDRDQAVLTRLGFTPGARIAWQEVMQRMQLSVTPEDIPQLCTSCPWRSYGVCEEGVARIASGQGLAPLPDNIKT; translated from the coding sequence ATGGAAATTCGGCTGCGCGGACATCACCTGCTTTGTCTGGCCGGATACCGGGGAATGGGCTACTCCCCTGATTTTACAAGGAATATGACCGCTCTATACGAACGTCTGCGAAATTCTCCTTCTTCGTTGGTGACGTTAGTGGAAGGTCCTGATGACCTTTGCCGCTGTTATCCTGAGGACAAACCCAACCATTGCAGGGAGGGGAGGGTATACGACCGGGATCAGGCCGTTTTGACTCGGCTGGGTTTCACACCGGGGGCACGCATTGCCTGGCAGGAGGTGATGCAGAGGATGCAATTGTCGGTGACGCCGGAGGATATTCCGCAGCTTTGCACGTCCTGTCCGTGGCGTTCGTATGGCGTATGCGAAGAAGGGGTGGCGCGGATCGCGTCCGGCCAGGGGCTCGCCCCATTGCCTGACAACATTAAGACGTAA
- a CDS encoding ATP-binding cassette domain-containing protein, with protein sequence MPITIKDVAVYADRQRSHALLRDIDCVFPDDRSLTLIIGKSGSGKTTLLRTMAGLMPIGSGNVYYDELPLWNNRRLNRAALLRSSVAFQFPEHQLFARTVQGEFDYSLRPYRLPRPDKQRRISAALDGQHLPAEFLARAPFTLSGGQKRRVALASVMATEAPWLLLDEPSAGLDAKSVLRLKQELVQWKERAGIVLVTHEMDTFLSIADRVLILDQGQLIADLKPEELAANPQVLLETGIGLTSHMELAQSLREAGLPVPEDAVTPEQMADVIERELRGEGLSTDPESPPAPAAFPALHKPHKLNKHTSTSEDKAGNGIMAKRHKKGLYSMDARLKWLVYMLISAGIILQSRWAGTGIAFLCAVFCMYFLMPEDRRKLLRMSKPLLWLMAVTVLIAGVQLHGGQGTGGRGGIGFSFVSAGDTFRRLLLFFEVTIVALIFTLSTSTSAMKQGLAISLRPLKRVGVPVDMLALSASLVLRFIPLIIEEADRFSTIARARGKRTSRGGNLDVRDIPAFVIPLLIALFQAVEEWILAMEIKGAALLELQPASLGRDKRWEKLALITGITIFALLFLIRIYDI encoded by the coding sequence ATGCCAATTACAATAAAAGATGTGGCCGTATACGCTGACCGGCAGCGTTCGCATGCTCTATTAAGAGATATCGATTGCGTCTTTCCAGACGACCGCTCTTTAACTCTGATCATTGGAAAATCCGGCTCCGGCAAGACGACCCTGCTGCGTACAATGGCCGGGTTAATGCCGATCGGCAGCGGGAATGTCTATTACGATGAGCTCCCTTTGTGGAACAACAGACGGCTGAATCGTGCGGCTTTACTGCGCAGTTCCGTTGCCTTCCAATTCCCTGAGCATCAGCTGTTTGCCCGTACGGTACAGGGGGAATTTGACTACTCCCTTCGTCCATACCGTCTCCCGAGGCCGGACAAACAGCGCCGCATTTCCGCTGCGCTGGACGGTCAACACCTGCCTGCCGAGTTTCTTGCCCGCGCTCCTTTCACATTAAGCGGAGGACAGAAGCGGCGGGTCGCGCTGGCCAGCGTCATGGCAACAGAAGCGCCTTGGCTGTTGCTGGACGAGCCGTCAGCCGGGCTGGATGCCAAATCGGTCCTCCGGCTTAAACAAGAGCTTGTTCAATGGAAGGAACGCGCCGGCATCGTCCTCGTTACTCATGAGATGGATACCTTTCTGTCCATAGCCGACCGGGTGCTTATTCTCGATCAAGGGCAATTAATAGCTGATCTAAAGCCGGAGGAGCTTGCCGCGAATCCGCAGGTGCTCCTTGAGACGGGCATTGGCTTGACAAGCCACATGGAGCTTGCGCAGTCGCTTAGGGAGGCAGGCCTTCCTGTCCCGGAAGACGCCGTCACTCCGGAGCAGATGGCAGACGTGATTGAACGGGAGCTGCGGGGGGAGGGGCTATCGACGGACCCGGAATCTCCGCCCGCGCCGGCCGCCTTTCCAGCCCTGCACAAGCCTCATAAGCTGAACAAGCATACTTCTACTTCGGAAGATAAGGCAGGAAACGGCATCATGGCCAAACGGCACAAGAAAGGCTTGTACAGCATGGACGCGAGGCTCAAATGGCTGGTTTATATGCTCATTTCGGCTGGCATCATCCTGCAGTCTAGATGGGCTGGCACAGGAATCGCTTTTTTATGTGCGGTTTTTTGTATGTATTTTCTGATGCCTGAGGATCGCCGCAAGCTGCTCCGTATGTCCAAACCGCTTTTATGGCTTATGGCTGTCACCGTACTTATTGCGGGGGTTCAGCTTCATGGGGGGCAAGGAACCGGAGGGAGGGGCGGCATCGGCTTTTCCTTTGTATCCGCAGGTGATACGTTCCGGAGGCTGCTTTTATTTTTCGAAGTGACGATCGTCGCTTTGATCTTTACGCTCTCCACCAGTACCTCCGCTATGAAGCAAGGGCTGGCGATTTCGCTGCGCCCGCTCAAACGGGTCGGGGTTCCGGTCGATATGCTGGCCTTGTCCGCTTCGCTCGTGCTGCGGTTTATTCCGCTTATTATCGAGGAGGCGGACCGGTTCTCCACTATCGCAAGAGCTCGCGGCAAACGGACGAGCCGGGGAGGGAACCTGGACGTTCGGGATATTCCCGCGTTTGTGATCCCGCTGTTAATTGCTCTGTTCCAAGCTGTTGAGGAATGGATTCTGGCGATGGAGATCAAGGGGGCCGCTCTCCTGGAGCTGCAACCAGCATCTTTGGGCCGCGATAAACGCTGGGAAAAGCTGGCACTGATCACTGGGATTACGATTTTTGCGCTGCTTTTTCTAATCCGAATCTATGATATATAA
- the rpsR gene encoding 30S ribosomal protein S18 has product MAFKQREGGDNDKRPARRGGRNKRRKVCYFTVNKITHIDYKDTELLKKFISERGKILPRRVTGTSAKYQRLLTIAVKRSRQIALLPYTTE; this is encoded by the coding sequence ATGGCTTTCAAACAAAGAGAAGGCGGAGACAACGACAAAAGACCAGCTCGCCGCGGCGGCCGCAACAAACGTCGTAAAGTGTGCTACTTCACTGTGAACAAAATTACTCACATTGACTATAAAGATACTGAGCTGTTGAAGAAATTCATCAGCGAGCGCGGCAAAATCTTGCCACGTCGTGTAACTGGCACGAGCGCGAAATATCAACGCCTTTTGACAATCGCTGTTAAGCGTTCCCGTCAAATCGCATTGCTTCCTTACACTACTGAGTAA
- the ssb gene encoding single-stranded DNA-binding protein, whose amino-acid sequence MLNRVILIGRLTRDPELRYTPSGVAVTQFTIAVDRPFTSQGGEREADFIPVVTWRQLAETCANYLRKGRLTAVEGRIQVRNYENNEGKRVYVTEVIADNVRFLESSREGGSGNGGGAPREEAPYSGGGNRSTGNNSGGYSRGNQDPFSDDGKPIDISDDDLPF is encoded by the coding sequence ATGTTGAACCGTGTCATTCTGATCGGCCGGCTTACCCGGGATCCGGAGCTGCGTTATACGCCATCCGGCGTTGCGGTAACTCAGTTTACCATCGCAGTGGACAGACCTTTTACGTCGCAAGGCGGAGAAAGAGAAGCGGATTTCATACCGGTCGTAACGTGGAGACAGCTTGCTGAAACTTGTGCGAACTACCTGCGCAAAGGGCGTCTGACTGCTGTAGAAGGGCGCATTCAAGTACGTAACTATGAGAATAACGAAGGCAAACGTGTTTACGTCACTGAAGTTATTGCTGATAATGTTCGTTTCTTGGAGTCGAGCCGTGAAGGCGGATCAGGTAATGGTGGTGGCGCGCCGCGGGAAGAAGCCCCTTATAGTGGCGGCGGAAACCGCAGCACGGGCAATAACAGCGGCGGTTACTCGCGCGGCAATCAGGATCCATTTTCCGACGACGGGAAGCCGATTGATATTTCGGATGATGATTTACCATTTTAA
- a CDS encoding ABC transporter permease: protein MRQYIIRRLLQLIPTLIGISIIVFAISAMVPGDFITAKNNPNMTAEKAEDLRHIYGLDKPEYQRYFIWAGNMLKGNMGDSLQHKMPVTSVINTYVWNSFIIAFATLILSWIIAVITGVFSAKFQYSFFDRIVTLIVFLCMSLPSFFIGLLLIKLFALDWKLFPVAGMTTAGLNAGGWAYIKDVAYHMFLPTVVLTMLSTGSLTRYFRAGMLEVIRQDYIRTARAKGLKEVTVIFKHALRNALLPAITLLGFELPALFSGAMILEKVFVWPGIGQVYLESINMRDYPFMLGFTIFLSVLTLLGNLLADVLYGIADPRIRLK from the coding sequence ATGAGGCAGTATATCATCCGGCGTCTTCTGCAGTTGATTCCTACGCTGATTGGGATCTCAATTATTGTGTTTGCGATTTCGGCAATGGTTCCGGGGGATTTCATTACGGCGAAGAACAATCCGAATATGACCGCAGAGAAAGCAGAGGATCTCAGGCACATTTATGGTCTGGATAAACCGGAATACCAGCGATATTTTATTTGGGCAGGCAACATGCTTAAAGGAAATATGGGGGACTCTCTGCAGCATAAGATGCCTGTAACCTCGGTCATCAACACTTATGTCTGGAACTCCTTTATTATTGCTTTCGCAACCTTGATCTTAAGCTGGATTATTGCAGTGATTACCGGGGTATTCTCGGCCAAATTTCAGTATTCCTTTTTTGATAGGATAGTCACACTGATCGTATTCTTATGTATGTCACTTCCTTCGTTCTTTATAGGTCTCTTATTAATTAAACTATTTGCACTGGATTGGAAGTTATTCCCGGTAGCTGGTATGACCACAGCCGGACTGAATGCTGGCGGATGGGCTTATATCAAAGATGTAGCTTATCATATGTTCCTGCCGACAGTTGTATTAACCATGCTTAGTACAGGCAGCCTTACCCGATATTTCCGGGCGGGCATGCTTGAGGTAATCCGTCAGGATTATATCCGGACAGCACGAGCAAAAGGACTTAAAGAGGTTACGGTTATCTTCAAACATGCGCTTCGAAATGCATTGCTGCCTGCCATCACATTGCTTGGTTTTGAATTACCGGCTTTGTTCAGCGGTGCGATGATTCTGGAGAAGGTTTTTGTTTGGCCGGGTATCGGGCAAGTTTACCTAGAATCCATTAATATGCGGGATTATCCGTTTATGTTAGGTTTTACGATCTTTTTGTCCGTATTAACACTCCTGGGTAATCTGCTTGCCGATGTTCTCTACGGAATTGCAGATCCAAGAATTCGCTTAAAGTAG
- the opp4C gene encoding oligopeptide ABC transporter permease yields MSLEATSVDMNTQVPAKPVKADSPWRIAVRRFIRNKLAFAGLIIVILMFLICFLGPLFSPYNLYDYKLTDKNLAPNAAHWFGTDKLGRDILLRTMLSGRISLTVGLVATIITVLVGATLGAVAGFYRGFVDTFIMRIADIFSSIPSVPILIIFGTVLSDLKVDPANRIYFLMLSIGILSWMGLARLVRGQILTLREQEFMVATDALGLKDNRKIFRHLLPNTIPIIIVSATLSVAGAILAESALSFLGIGVIPPTPSWGNMISAANNLIDFRKRPWLWIPPGMCILITVTAVNLIGDALRDALDPKMKK; encoded by the coding sequence ATGTCCTTGGAGGCAACATCAGTAGATATGAATACTCAAGTACCAGCGAAACCAGTTAAAGCCGATTCTCCGTGGAGAATTGCGGTTCGTCGATTTATCCGAAACAAACTGGCTTTTGCCGGACTTATCATTGTTATATTAATGTTTTTGATCTGTTTCTTAGGCCCACTATTTTCGCCCTACAATTTGTACGATTATAAATTAACGGATAAGAATTTGGCACCAAATGCCGCTCACTGGTTTGGGACAGATAAACTGGGAAGGGATATTTTATTGCGAACCATGCTCTCCGGCCGGATTTCCTTAACGGTAGGGTTGGTTGCAACGATCATTACGGTTTTGGTGGGAGCTACGCTTGGTGCGGTGGCAGGTTTCTATAGAGGTTTTGTAGACACCTTCATCATGCGTATTGCGGATATTTTCTCTTCGATTCCGAGCGTGCCTATTTTAATTATTTTCGGTACGGTTCTGTCGGACTTGAAGGTAGACCCCGCTAACCGGATCTATTTCCTGATGTTAAGCATAGGCATTTTGAGCTGGATGGGTCTTGCGCGGCTTGTTCGGGGACAAATCCTAACGCTTCGGGAACAGGAATTTATGGTGGCGACGGATGCATTGGGGCTTAAAGATAACCGTAAAATTTTCCGTCATCTTCTGCCGAACACGATTCCGATTATTATCGTTTCTGCAACTTTGAGTGTAGCGGGCGCGATTCTTGCCGAATCTGCACTAAGTTTCTTGGGGATCGGTGTTATCCCTCCAACGCCATCATGGGGCAACATGATCTCTGCGGCTAACAATCTGATTGATTTCCGTAAGAGACCTTGGCTGTGGATTCCGCCGGGCATGTGTATCCTGATCACAGTAACAGCGGTCAATCTGATTGGTGACGCCCTCCGTGATGCCCTTGACCCTAAAATGAAAAAGTAG